In a genomic window of Streptomyces pristinaespiralis:
- a CDS encoding YdeI/OmpD-associated family protein produces MTIGRVWFAAGVTQDLEIVAFESAEAFQAWLGENHADSPGIWLKLRKKGPGIAALDYTQALDAALCYGWIDGQKAKFDDQWWLQRFTPRKLRSKWSKANRDKVAALIEQGRMRPPGQAEVDRAKADGRWEAAYDGAKTATVPDDLTAALTADPAAAEFFETLDRQNRYAILYRIQDAKKAETRARRIEKYVAMLAKGEKLHP; encoded by the coding sequence ATGACAATCGGCCGAGTGTGGTTCGCTGCTGGGGTGACTCAGGACTTGGAGATCGTCGCATTCGAATCCGCCGAGGCATTCCAGGCATGGCTCGGCGAGAACCACGCCGACTCGCCCGGCATCTGGCTCAAGCTTCGCAAGAAGGGCCCCGGAATCGCCGCGCTGGACTACACCCAGGCGCTCGACGCGGCACTCTGCTACGGCTGGATCGACGGCCAGAAGGCCAAGTTCGACGACCAGTGGTGGCTCCAGCGGTTCACCCCTCGCAAGCTGCGCAGTAAGTGGTCCAAGGCCAACCGGGACAAGGTGGCCGCCCTGATCGAGCAGGGCCGGATGCGTCCGCCGGGACAGGCCGAGGTCGACCGCGCCAAGGCAGACGGCCGCTGGGAAGCGGCCTACGACGGCGCGAAGACCGCCACGGTGCCGGACGACCTCACGGCGGCCCTGACCGCCGACCCGGCCGCGGCGGAGTTCTTCGAGACACTGGACCGGCAGAACCGCTACGCGATCCTGTACCGGATCCAAGACGCCAAGAAGGCCGAGACCCGGGCGCGCCGGATCGAAAAGTACGTAGCGATGCTGGCGAAGGGCGAGAAGCTGCACCCGTAG